From a single Lewinella sp. LCG006 genomic region:
- a CDS encoding LytR/AlgR family response regulator transcription factor, producing the protein MKVLIIEDEYRAVQYLQGLLTNLVPDLQIMGTLDSVEEAVRWLQQSPSPELIFMDIQLADGLSFDIFKHVNITAPIIFTTAFDQYTLRAFKMNSIDYLLKPVEEEELQAALNKYGKFYQPQPNHWQDLIAHLQIRQGDAYRQRFLTKQGKALGYLLAKDIAHFYSDEGLTFAVDQQGKRFVIDTTIDRLQTELDPQHFFRINRGQIVHLSSIRQIHTWFSHRLKIDLHPSVGEQENIVSRDRVKEFKAWLDN; encoded by the coding sequence ATGAAAGTGCTGATCATTGAAGACGAGTACCGAGCAGTGCAATATTTGCAAGGCTTATTAACGAATTTAGTCCCCGATCTACAGATAATGGGCACTTTAGACAGTGTTGAAGAAGCGGTTCGGTGGTTGCAACAAAGCCCTAGCCCCGAACTGATCTTTATGGACATTCAGCTTGCCGACGGTCTCAGTTTTGATATCTTTAAACACGTCAACATTACTGCCCCTATCATTTTCACAACCGCTTTCGACCAGTATACACTGCGGGCGTTCAAGATGAACAGTATCGACTACCTCCTCAAACCGGTCGAAGAGGAAGAGCTACAAGCTGCACTCAATAAGTACGGAAAATTCTATCAACCACAGCCCAACCACTGGCAAGACCTCATCGCCCACCTGCAAATTCGGCAAGGAGATGCCTACCGACAACGTTTCCTCACCAAGCAGGGCAAAGCACTGGGCTATTTGCTAGCCAAAGACATCGCTCACTTTTATAGTGATGAGGGCCTCACTTTCGCCGTCGACCAACAGGGCAAACGATTCGTAATCGACACCACCATTGATCGCCTGCAAACAGAACTGGACCCTCAGCATTTTTTCCGCATCAACCGGGGCCAGATCGTCCACCTTTCTTCTATTCGACAAATTCATACCTGGTTCAGCCATCGGCTGAAGATAGACCTACACCCTAGTGTTGGTGAACAGGAAAACATCGTTAGTCGGGACCGGGTAAAGGAATTCAAAGCCTGGCTGGATAATTGA
- a CDS encoding peroxiredoxin: MEQTINSMPRIGELAPDFTAITTTGKLQLSEYNKGSWVILFSHPADFTPVCTTEMSAFAVEQEWFAKRNTKLIGLSIDSIHSHLAWVNNVREKTEVYMQFPIIADLDMKVANLYGMLHPGESSTAAVRAVFIIDPKGIMRLIMYYPLNVGRNMAEIQRSLIALQTADEHKCALPVNWQPGDKAIVPPPKTLLEMDERIANTSYEKVDFYLAKRELSAN; the protein is encoded by the coding sequence ATGGAACAAACCATAAATAGTATGCCCCGCATCGGGGAATTAGCTCCTGATTTCACGGCGATCACCACCACCGGAAAGCTACAGCTTTCGGAATACAATAAAGGTAGTTGGGTCATTCTTTTTTCCCACCCCGCAGATTTCACCCCCGTGTGTACCACGGAAATGTCGGCCTTTGCTGTAGAGCAAGAATGGTTCGCTAAACGCAATACCAAACTGATCGGTCTCAGTATCGACAGTATCCACTCTCACCTTGCGTGGGTGAATAATGTGCGAGAAAAAACGGAGGTCTACATGCAGTTTCCCATCATCGCTGATTTGGATATGAAAGTAGCTAACCTCTACGGCATGCTACACCCGGGTGAAAGTTCTACTGCAGCAGTAAGAGCCGTATTTATCATCGATCCTAAAGGTATCATGCGGCTTATCATGTACTATCCGTTGAATGTGGGTAGAAACATGGCAGAGATCCAACGCTCACTGATCGCCCTGCAAACGGCCGACGAGCACAAATGTGCGCTCCCTGTCAACTGGCAGCCTGGTGACAAAGCAATTGTTCCCCCTCCCAAAACTTTGCTAGAAATGGACGAGCGCATTGCCAACACCTCGTATGAGAAAGTAGATTTTTATCTCGCCAAGCGAGAACTCTCTGCCAATTAG
- a CDS encoding T9SS type A sorting domain-containing protein: protein MKNLKTLFSLTLMLLVYCSNFSWAQVAHETSDHDIGFVYKSPERIKQVAAVSVRFREDATAYLKWKAVEDATSEYHLRYKPADSTTEWAEMTTRETEAVIENLPLDAEYQWEVMVAVGEEMISSGSGMVSTFAQAEPIAVSDPFFRRLSGWFAQKEGQQPFCTFLEGVNLHPIEKLAFLQAYSFDNQPLLKKQDTKDLSSWYPLAFQGDCTGLVTEKDVETNCRCYVITRASINVGPYEDIDYNNRVIHPTIDQHPEGSGNDLTYVDEFKAGAAKYLALRQNESGGSADHYLSNLQGVEAAQGISTTFSEIKFLLGCLRFGGFSTDLPKDCVCSRPLDVEYEYTTSLHIKARKKDCIFSKGAAAQAEDFAFVVARNLGTGELTALDAGHAMIGRRCSSSWNPEFWINTLNVLKPVFDFFLDTQANDDPVEGGEGTGQGPVLPTDEQVESFWDAITTLASTPFSINEGYCSNSPLVEEQTLVSGIGLLTLSPNEPMEVILFSNHYLRTRGYGCFEAQASVASDYYLVGVVESAGVENSLCCSGKVATYVAGSIPTPSNAGIQNDPVFNINNRIGQVGSFLANYGDWDDHGLLPTGTINVRGEFDLLSGPSCQNNTATDKSLSSDNELVLQPSAFKVYPTSAKDQVMIAIPTAVQSGATLRIYSAQGQELHREILLNKEAEIERKVDVSSWPAGTYWVEVVNGGNASTLPFMKM, encoded by the coding sequence ATGAAAAATTTAAAAACGCTTTTCTCTCTTACACTTATGTTATTAGTTTATTGTAGTAATTTTTCCTGGGCGCAAGTAGCGCATGAAACCAGCGATCACGACATTGGGTTCGTGTACAAAAGCCCGGAACGCATCAAGCAGGTCGCAGCGGTAAGCGTCCGGTTTCGAGAGGATGCTACAGCTTACTTGAAATGGAAAGCTGTAGAAGATGCCACCAGCGAATACCACCTGCGCTACAAGCCTGCCGACAGTACTACGGAGTGGGCAGAAATGACGACGCGCGAAACCGAAGCGGTGATTGAAAATTTGCCTTTAGATGCTGAGTACCAGTGGGAAGTGATGGTCGCCGTGGGGGAAGAAATGATTTCGTCGGGGTCAGGTATGGTCTCCACTTTTGCCCAAGCGGAACCTATCGCAGTATCTGATCCATTTTTTCGGAGATTGTCGGGCTGGTTTGCCCAAAAAGAAGGGCAGCAACCTTTCTGTACTTTTCTGGAAGGTGTAAATCTACATCCAATCGAGAAGCTGGCATTTTTGCAAGCTTATTCTTTCGACAACCAGCCGTTGTTAAAGAAGCAGGATACAAAAGACCTTAGCAGCTGGTACCCACTGGCTTTTCAGGGAGACTGTACCGGTTTGGTGACCGAAAAAGACGTGGAAACCAATTGCCGCTGCTATGTGATCACCCGTGCCAGTATTAATGTAGGACCTTATGAAGACATTGACTACAACAACCGGGTCATTCACCCAACCATTGATCAACACCCTGAAGGGAGTGGCAACGATCTTACCTATGTTGACGAGTTCAAAGCCGGGGCCGCCAAGTATTTAGCTTTACGCCAAAACGAAAGTGGTGGCAGTGCTGATCATTACCTTTCTAATCTACAGGGCGTAGAAGCGGCACAGGGTATTTCTACTACCTTTTCGGAAATCAAATTCCTGCTGGGCTGTTTGCGTTTCGGAGGATTTAGTACTGATTTGCCCAAGGATTGTGTCTGTAGCCGGCCATTGGATGTGGAGTATGAGTACACCACCAGCTTGCACATCAAAGCCAGGAAGAAGGACTGTATCTTCAGTAAAGGAGCAGCAGCCCAGGCCGAGGATTTTGCCTTCGTCGTCGCCCGAAACTTAGGTACGGGTGAACTGACGGCACTAGATGCCGGGCATGCGATGATTGGACGCCGTTGTAGTTCCAGTTGGAACCCTGAATTTTGGATCAATACCCTCAATGTATTGAAGCCCGTATTCGATTTCTTTCTGGATACTCAAGCTAATGATGACCCTGTAGAAGGGGGAGAGGGTACTGGACAAGGCCCTGTGCTTCCAACCGACGAACAGGTAGAAAGTTTTTGGGATGCGATTACAACTTTGGCCAGCACACCTTTTAGTATTAATGAAGGTTATTGCTCCAATTCACCACTCGTTGAAGAACAAACACTGGTGTCAGGTATTGGTCTTTTGACCCTTTCGCCGAACGAGCCCATGGAGGTCATCCTTTTTTCCAATCACTATCTGCGTACCCGAGGTTATGGATGTTTTGAAGCTCAAGCTAGCGTTGCCAGTGATTACTATCTGGTCGGTGTTGTGGAAAGTGCCGGTGTTGAAAATTCATTGTGTTGTTCTGGTAAGGTCGCGACTTACGTGGCCGGATCTATCCCTACGCCATCGAATGCAGGCATCCAGAATGATCCCGTATTTAACATTAATAACCGTATTGGGCAGGTAGGTAGCTTCCTGGCAAATTATGGCGATTGGGATGACCATGGCTTGTTGCCTACGGGTACGATCAATGTACGCGGAGAGTTCGACCTCTTGTCTGGCCCTTCTTGTCAGAACAACACCGCAACGGATAAAAGCCTGTCAAGTGATAATGAATTGGTGCTACAGCCAAGCGCTTTCAAGGTGTACCCGACTTCGGCGAAAGACCAGGTGATGATTGCTATTCCGACTGCTGTCCAAAGTGGGGCTACCCTGCGTATTTATTCTGCCCAAGGGCAAGAATTGCACCGGGAAATTTTGCTCAACAAAGAAGCTGAGATAGAGCGTAAGGTAGATGTCAGCAGCTGGCCTGCCGGTACCTATTGGGTAGAAGTGGTGAACGGTGGAAATGCCAGTACACTACCCTTTATGAAAATGTAA
- a CDS encoding tetratricopeptide repeat protein, translating to MNLFDKYRTNNINEDELGEITQQLVKQKFDLELRQKMTHRLREEYGITRDGASGGRVVPMKIMRWSLSVAAALLIGVVAWQVVGDQSPTYQSLTKEYLAAHYPNNELRKGATDISELRGAAIAAYNEEDFETSARLREEIVKLPEANTEDYFFLGISYLYQDPPQGELAIEPLQKAVADPTGTGLIREETEWYLTLAYVEAGRFTAARKLLHKRIRSGGWNASKASDLLQSLPEEE from the coding sequence ATGAACCTATTTGATAAATACCGGACCAACAACATCAATGAAGATGAACTGGGTGAAATTACGCAGCAGTTGGTAAAGCAAAAATTCGATCTCGAATTACGTCAAAAAATGACCCATCGCCTACGGGAAGAATACGGGATCACCAGAGATGGTGCCTCCGGAGGTCGGGTTGTACCGATGAAGATCATGCGCTGGAGCCTCAGCGTTGCAGCAGCATTGCTGATCGGCGTCGTAGCCTGGCAGGTTGTCGGTGATCAATCACCAACTTACCAGTCGCTTACCAAAGAATACCTGGCAGCCCATTATCCTAATAATGAACTCCGCAAAGGAGCTACGGATATCTCTGAATTGCGGGGCGCAGCGATTGCGGCCTACAATGAAGAAGATTTTGAAACCTCGGCCCGCCTGCGAGAAGAAATTGTTAAACTACCAGAAGCCAATACCGAAGATTACTTTTTCCTGGGAATCAGCTACCTCTATCAGGATCCTCCCCAGGGAGAACTAGCCATAGAACCGCTCCAAAAAGCCGTGGCTGACCCCACAGGGACCGGGCTGATTCGAGAAGAAACCGAATGGTATTTAACCCTGGCTTACGTAGAAGCTGGTCGTTTTACCGCCGCTCGTAAATTGCTGCACAAAAGAATCCGTTCTGGTGGCTGGAATGCCAGTAAAGCCAGTGATTTACTCCAAAGTTTACCCGAAGAAGAATAA
- a CDS encoding helix-turn-helix domain-containing protein — protein sequence MSFIEQLLLLRRLHDLVRRRATGSSQELMEKLNVSKSGLYRQIELLKNLGAPIRYDHAEQNYYYYASEFEWQWEVLRRSKN from the coding sequence ATGAGTTTTATAGAACAACTCTTACTGCTGCGCCGCCTGCATGATCTTGTTAGGCGGAGGGCAACAGGCTCCTCGCAGGAGTTGATGGAGAAATTAAATGTATCCAAGTCCGGACTTTACCGGCAAATAGAATTACTGAAAAATTTAGGTGCACCAATCAGGTATGATCACGCCGAACAAAACTACTACTACTACGCTAGCGAATTCGAGTGGCAATGGGAGGTGCTTAGGAGAAGTAAAAATTAA
- a CDS encoding sensor histidine kinase, whose product MQHNRIKYIGFNDFYFVLIGLPLLSFFIPQIFFQLYPWEGWDLFRQEWQESFIFTISFWFLFRTLMIHLRKRFPLFSQIKQRIKRMLIYYICLVPVVNITLVSIFHLCQVKDAYDPNIYQAYLTTYFVSFTIIALYEAIYSYAQLSASITEREQARQAQIRSELDGLRNQVNPHFLFNSLNTLMHIVTEDQELAKRFLQRLSKVYRYILESRTSPLIPLAEELKFIDAYVFLQQERFQGNLEVEITIDPVFKQHRIVPLSLQILFENAIKHNIISKQHPLLIEVFVSEHLQLVVRNNLQRKRQVLDSTQAGLENIRQRYAYFSKENITVEDSEQYFTVTLPLIHPHKSTLHESADH is encoded by the coding sequence ATGCAGCATAACCGTATCAAATATATAGGATTTAATGACTTTTACTTTGTCTTGATTGGGCTTCCCTTGCTGAGTTTTTTCATTCCGCAGATTTTTTTCCAGCTTTATCCTTGGGAAGGATGGGACCTATTTCGGCAAGAGTGGCAGGAGTCTTTTATCTTCACGATTTCTTTTTGGTTCCTGTTCCGGACCTTGATGATCCATTTGCGGAAGCGTTTTCCGCTGTTTTCCCAGATTAAGCAGCGCATTAAGAGGATGCTGATTTACTACATCTGCCTCGTCCCTGTTGTCAACATAACGCTGGTATCTATTTTCCATCTTTGCCAAGTTAAAGACGCTTACGACCCCAATATTTACCAAGCTTACCTCACCACCTACTTTGTTTCCTTTACTATTATCGCTTTGTACGAAGCCATTTATTCTTACGCCCAGCTGAGCGCGTCTATTACGGAAAGGGAGCAAGCACGCCAGGCACAAATTCGCTCCGAACTGGATGGCCTGCGTAATCAGGTGAACCCGCATTTTCTTTTCAACAGCTTGAATACGCTCATGCACATTGTGACCGAAGACCAGGAGCTGGCCAAACGCTTTCTACAGCGTTTATCAAAAGTGTACCGCTATATTTTGGAAAGTCGTACCTCACCGTTGATTCCTTTGGCGGAAGAATTGAAATTTATCGACGCTTACGTGTTTTTGCAACAGGAACGTTTTCAGGGCAACCTGGAAGTAGAAATCACAATTGATCCCGTTTTCAAACAACACCGTATTGTGCCGCTGAGCCTGCAAATTCTTTTCGAAAATGCCATCAAACACAATATTATCAGTAAGCAGCATCCGCTATTAATAGAGGTATTTGTCAGCGAGCATTTACAGCTTGTTGTTCGCAACAATCTACAGCGCAAGCGACAAGTACTAGACTCCACACAAGCGGGCCTGGAGAACATCCGCCAGCGCTACGCCTACTTCTCTAAAGAAAACATTACTGTAGAAGATAGCGAGCAGTACTTTACCGTCACACTTCCTCTTATTCACCCCCACAAATCCACCTTACATGAAAGTGCTGATCATTGA
- a CDS encoding FAD/NAD(P)-binding oxidoreductase, with amino-acid sequence MAHHEVLIVGGGSAGLAVGAMLRNQANPPAVTIVDPSEKHYYQPIWTLVGAGVFPKEISEREEADYIPPGATWIKQAVATFDPDNNAITLANGETHTYQVLVVTAGIQINWDAVDGLKESVGKPGTGVCSNYAFETVESTWANIKSLKKGTAIFTEPNTPIKCGGAPQKITYLACDHWRRSNVRSKIDVQFCKGGVGIFAVKKYADALNKVLERHGIHTNWNKNLVAVDANKKEAVFQDLESGDHTSMSFDMIHVTPPQGPPNFIKNSPLAAETGWVEVDKHTTQHTRYANVFSLGDCSNLPTSKTGAAIRKQAPTTTANIMAFLAGQELPKQYNGYTSCPLVTGYGSLILAEFDYDKQPMESFPFNQAEERYSMYALKAYALPKMYWHGMLRGREF; translated from the coding sequence ATGGCACATCACGAAGTACTCATCGTTGGCGGCGGTTCCGCCGGTCTTGCCGTAGGCGCTATGCTACGCAACCAAGCTAATCCTCCAGCAGTCACTATTGTTGACCCCAGCGAGAAACACTATTATCAGCCCATCTGGACGCTCGTGGGTGCGGGCGTTTTCCCCAAAGAAATTTCCGAGCGCGAGGAAGCCGATTACATTCCACCCGGTGCCACCTGGATCAAGCAAGCCGTTGCAACCTTCGATCCAGACAATAATGCCATTACACTGGCCAATGGCGAGACACACACCTATCAAGTATTGGTAGTTACAGCTGGTATCCAGATCAACTGGGACGCCGTGGACGGACTAAAAGAAAGTGTGGGCAAGCCCGGTACCGGCGTTTGCAGCAACTACGCTTTCGAGACGGTAGAGAGCACTTGGGCTAACATCAAAAGCCTTAAAAAAGGTACGGCCATTTTTACCGAGCCTAATACCCCAATTAAGTGTGGCGGTGCTCCGCAAAAGATTACCTATCTGGCCTGTGATCACTGGCGTCGCAGTAATGTGCGCAGCAAGATTGACGTGCAGTTCTGCAAAGGCGGCGTAGGCATCTTTGCCGTTAAGAAATATGCCGATGCGCTGAACAAGGTATTGGAGCGTCATGGTATCCATACCAACTGGAACAAGAATTTGGTGGCGGTAGATGCCAATAAGAAAGAAGCTGTTTTCCAGGATTTGGAATCTGGTGATCACACCAGCATGTCATTCGATATGATTCACGTGACACCTCCACAAGGGCCACCGAACTTCATCAAGAATAGCCCACTGGCGGCTGAAACTGGTTGGGTAGAAGTGGATAAGCACACCACACAGCACACCCGGTACGCAAATGTATTCTCACTGGGAGATTGTAGCAATCTGCCAACCTCCAAAACGGGAGCCGCTATCCGTAAGCAAGCCCCGACCACGACGGCTAACATCATGGCCTTCCTGGCTGGACAAGAACTGCCCAAGCAGTATAACGGCTACACCTCTTGTCCGTTAGTAACGGGTTACGGTAGCCTAATTTTGGCGGAGTTCGATTACGACAAGCAACCCATGGAGAGCTTCCCCTTCAATCAGGCAGAAGAACGCTACAGCATGTATGCCCTGAAAGCTTATGCCTTACCAAAAATGTACTGGCACGGAATGCTACGGGGACGAGAGTTCTAA
- a CDS encoding rhodanese-like domain-containing protein → MKVEQIYTGCLAEAAYYIESKGEAVIIDPLRETEPYTQRAAADGAKIKYILETHFHADFVSGHLDLAKKTGGTIVYGPTAQPNFAAHVAADGEILKVGDVTIKVLHTPGHTMESSTFLLRDENGKDYAIFTGDTLFLGDVGRPDLAIKQGEITEADLAGFLYDSLRSKIMPLADEVIVYPGHGAGSACGKKMSKDTWGYLGDQKKFNYALREDMTKAEFVKEVLTGLVAPPQYFPKNAVMNKMGYESIDTVRERGVQALSVRAFKAAWAEEEALVIDTREPDAFAAGFIPGAIYFGLDNTFAPWVGTLVSDLKQPILFVADEGKEEEVVIRLSRVGYDNTIGFLEGGFAAWQKAGEEVDTIEEMTATEFAQQFDQIENALDVRRASEYNAEHIVGLTNFPLDFINTKMNLLDRNKKYYLHCAGGYRSVIAASILKARGFDQVVNIKGGYKALAETKLKRTEYVEQVTEL, encoded by the coding sequence ATGAAAGTAGAACAGATTTATACCGGATGTTTGGCAGAAGCCGCTTATTATATCGAAAGCAAAGGCGAGGCCGTCATCATTGACCCGCTGCGCGAGACAGAACCCTATACCCAAAGAGCTGCTGCCGACGGTGCTAAAATCAAGTACATCCTGGAAACCCACTTCCATGCCGATTTTGTGTCGGGCCACCTTGATTTAGCCAAAAAAACAGGAGGAACTATCGTATACGGCCCTACGGCTCAGCCCAATTTTGCGGCCCACGTTGCTGCTGATGGCGAAATTCTAAAAGTAGGAGACGTTACCATCAAAGTGCTCCACACCCCCGGCCATACGATGGAAAGTTCTACCTTCTTATTACGAGATGAAAACGGAAAAGATTATGCCATCTTCACTGGCGACACCCTCTTCCTCGGGGATGTAGGCCGCCCTGACCTGGCCATCAAGCAAGGTGAAATTACCGAGGCTGATTTAGCAGGTTTCCTTTACGACAGCCTGCGTAGCAAGATCATGCCCCTGGCCGATGAGGTCATTGTTTATCCCGGACACGGTGCCGGATCGGCTTGCGGAAAGAAAATGAGCAAAGACACCTGGGGCTACCTCGGTGACCAGAAAAAATTCAACTACGCCTTACGGGAAGACATGACCAAGGCTGAGTTTGTCAAAGAAGTGCTCACTGGACTGGTTGCTCCTCCACAATATTTCCCCAAGAATGCGGTGATGAATAAAATGGGCTACGAAAGCATTGACACCGTCCGCGAACGTGGTGTGCAAGCACTCAGTGTACGGGCATTTAAAGCCGCTTGGGCGGAAGAAGAAGCACTCGTCATTGATACCCGCGAACCGGATGCTTTTGCGGCAGGATTCATTCCTGGTGCTATCTATTTTGGCCTCGACAATACCTTCGCTCCTTGGGTTGGCACCTTGGTTTCGGACCTGAAACAACCCATCCTTTTCGTTGCCGACGAAGGCAAGGAGGAAGAAGTAGTGATCCGTCTGTCACGAGTGGGTTACGACAATACCATTGGTTTCCTCGAAGGAGGTTTTGCCGCCTGGCAGAAAGCGGGCGAAGAAGTAGATACCATTGAAGAGATGACCGCTACGGAGTTTGCCCAGCAATTTGACCAAATCGAAAATGCGCTGGATGTGCGTCGTGCCAGTGAGTACAACGCAGAGCACATCGTAGGTCTGACCAACTTCCCGCTGGATTTCATCAATACCAAGATGAACCTGCTGGATCGCAACAAGAAGTACTACCTCCACTGTGCAGGAGGCTATCGTTCGGTGATTGCTGCTTCTATCCTCAAAGCACGTGGCTTTGATCAGGTCGTAAACATCAAAGGGGGCTACAAAGCCCTTGCCGAAACCAAGCTCAAACGCACCGAGTACGTGGAGCAAGTAACGGAGTTATAG
- a CDS encoding DUF1641 domain-containing protein: MSKNGSLAHWEETPAGQQVKARLAEEKTLLALDKILARLDTVEEAVSGLATAMHQGPGMVAMVADMADEAYRRTDAHGINLETRLKGALEIADKLTAPAMVDKLSNLLALSEQLPGMVVMTADMADEVYRQADNRGVSIEQRLGVALELAEKLTEPAMVDKLNGILAFSDQLPGLIALGMDTLDEGLRKARENGLEPETMVEWAAQFGRAMREAQTAPTTKVGAFGMLTALRDPDRQKALGFSLNFLKYLGKQL, translated from the coding sequence ATGAGCAAAAACGGAAGTCTTGCCCACTGGGAAGAAACACCCGCCGGCCAGCAGGTGAAAGCCCGGTTAGCAGAAGAAAAAACACTTTTGGCCTTAGATAAAATACTGGCTCGGCTGGATACCGTAGAAGAAGCCGTAAGTGGTTTGGCGACTGCTATGCACCAAGGGCCAGGTATGGTAGCTATGGTGGCAGACATGGCCGACGAAGCCTATCGTCGAACTGATGCCCATGGGATCAATCTGGAAACACGCTTAAAAGGAGCACTAGAAATAGCCGACAAACTAACAGCCCCGGCGATGGTCGACAAGTTGAGCAATCTTTTGGCCCTATCCGAACAGCTACCAGGAATGGTAGTCATGACCGCCGACATGGCTGATGAAGTTTATCGCCAAGCAGATAACCGTGGTGTGAGTATTGAGCAACGCCTGGGCGTTGCCCTTGAGCTGGCCGAAAAACTTACCGAGCCCGCCATGGTGGATAAACTCAACGGAATCCTCGCTTTTTCTGATCAGCTGCCCGGTCTTATTGCACTAGGCATGGACACCCTGGACGAAGGTCTGCGAAAAGCCCGGGAAAACGGCCTCGAACCTGAAACAATGGTAGAATGGGCTGCCCAGTTTGGCCGCGCTATGCGCGAAGCGCAAACAGCGCCTACCACCAAGGTAGGAGCGTTTGGTATGCTTACAGCCTTACGCGATCCCGACCGGCAAAAAGCACTCGGTTTCTCCCTCAATTTCTTAAAATATTTAGGCAAACAACTATAA
- a CDS encoding NUDIX hydrolase: protein MSPTPWRKIKERYAYQGWRSMLVRTFSQPDGKERDYDVIENSAYVVVAAFTTDRRAILIRQFRPGPEQILSSFCEGYIDTHESPEQAAARELLEETGYQAGKIQLLRTLRTAYSTEKRICLLATDCTPVQAPSGDADEFLEVFTLPLEEFKKWLQHDDSAFYSLDITLLALQKLGW from the coding sequence ATGTCTCCTACCCCCTGGCGAAAAATAAAAGAACGCTATGCTTACCAAGGTTGGCGCAGTATGCTGGTACGCACGTTTAGCCAACCGGATGGCAAGGAGCGGGATTATGATGTGATTGAAAACAGTGCCTACGTAGTAGTTGCTGCTTTTACGACCGACCGCCGGGCCATCCTGATCCGTCAATTCCGACCAGGGCCTGAGCAAATCCTTAGCAGCTTCTGTGAAGGTTATATCGACACCCACGAAAGTCCTGAACAAGCCGCCGCGCGCGAGCTACTAGAAGAAACCGGTTATCAGGCTGGCAAAATTCAACTCCTTCGAACTTTACGCACAGCCTATAGTACCGAAAAAAGAATCTGCCTCCTGGCAACGGATTGTACACCCGTACAAGCCCCCAGTGGCGACGCCGACGAATTCCTCGAAGTATTCACCCTGCCCTTGGAGGAATTTAAAAAATGGCTCCAGCATGATGACAGTGCTTTTTATTCGCTGGACATCACCCTGCTGGCCTTGCAGAAATTGGGGTGGTAG
- a CDS encoding Crp/Fnr family transcriptional regulator produces the protein MNIIYPSKGEIIQRSGDLHTKVYVVKKGLLRSYAIDEKGKEHIFMFGPEGWTVADNQAPEVPCDLFIDALEDSVVIVLEKNLEREDIKARPLINRLAVLQQRIIMLMSAPAIKRYEHFVVTYPDIIQRVPQKMVASYLGITPEALSKVKGERKHK, from the coding sequence ATGAATATCATTTACCCATCAAAAGGAGAGATTATCCAAAGAAGCGGTGATCTTCACACAAAAGTTTACGTGGTCAAAAAGGGCTTGCTCCGTAGTTATGCAATTGATGAGAAGGGGAAAGAGCATATTTTTATGTTTGGTCCTGAAGGTTGGACCGTTGCAGATAATCAAGCTCCAGAAGTACCCTGTGATTTGTTCATTGATGCCTTAGAGGATTCAGTGGTCATTGTTTTAGAAAAAAACCTGGAGCGAGAAGATATCAAAGCAAGACCATTGATCAACCGCCTCGCCGTTTTACAACAACGGATCATCATGCTGATGAGTGCTCCTGCGATCAAGCGTTATGAGCATTTTGTCGTCACTTATCCCGATATTATCCAACGGGTTCCTCAGAAGATGGTAGCCTCTTACCTTGGTATTACACCAGAGGCTTTGAGCAAGGTGAAGGGCGAGCGAAAGCATAAATAA
- a CDS encoding RNA polymerase sigma factor: MKKISSVNDGGSLESKNFGLSQTAFRELLEALRAGNDDLYQQVFLAHFEDCLNFLKRQYNASHEDAYDASMDGLVAFCDLLKKGRIQYGNLRFLFTQMAGQQYLKKRKEDSRLQELTAEWDMADEPVSDLPTGALDTFNQAWPQLGKGCQQLLKSFFYDQQKLKEIATQLEKNEATVRKQKQRCVEKLQEIFQSLYQ; the protein is encoded by the coding sequence ATGAAAAAAATATCCAGCGTAAACGATGGAGGTAGCTTGGAAAGTAAAAATTTTGGCTTGAGCCAAACCGCTTTTCGAGAACTTCTGGAAGCATTAAGGGCGGGCAATGATGACCTTTATCAACAGGTATTTCTTGCACACTTTGAAGACTGTCTGAATTTTCTGAAACGTCAGTACAACGCCAGTCACGAAGATGCCTACGATGCGAGTATGGATGGCCTGGTCGCTTTTTGCGATCTTTTGAAAAAAGGGCGTATTCAGTACGGTAACCTGCGCTTTCTGTTCACCCAAATGGCGGGACAGCAATACCTTAAAAAAAGAAAAGAGGATAGCAGGCTACAAGAATTGACAGCGGAATGGGACATGGCGGATGAACCCGTCAGTGACTTACCTACCGGTGCACTGGATACCTTCAACCAAGCCTGGCCACAACTGGGTAAAGGTTGCCAGCAATTGCTAAAATCATTTTTTTATGATCAGCAAAAATTGAAAGAAATTGCAACTCAGCTTGAAAAAAACGAAGCAACAGTGCGTAAACAAAAGCAGCGTTGTGTCGAAAAATTGCAAGAAATCTTTCAAAGTCTGTATCAATAA